The Corallococcus soli genome includes a window with the following:
- a CDS encoding Spy/CpxP family protein refolding chaperone: MKKKLVIAGTAVVAVTLLTGFGFGGRGHHGSPDPERIKQMVTWKLDDKLDDLDATEAQRSSIHAVKDRLLAEGQQLMVGQQAVRKEALAQLESPTPDAAKLHALVDSRIDAFRAFAHKATDAVLEMHRTLTPAQRQELATEYRERTGQK; this comes from the coding sequence ATGAAGAAGAAGCTCGTCATCGCCGGTACCGCCGTCGTCGCCGTCACCCTCCTCACCGGCTTCGGCTTCGGCGGCCGCGGTCACCACGGCTCACCGGATCCGGAGCGCATCAAGCAGATGGTGACGTGGAAGCTGGACGACAAGCTGGATGACCTGGACGCCACCGAAGCGCAGCGCTCGTCCATCCACGCCGTGAAGGACCGCCTGCTCGCGGAAGGCCAGCAGCTCATGGTGGGGCAGCAGGCCGTGCGCAAGGAGGCCCTGGCACAGCTCGAATCCCCGACGCCCGACGCCGCGAAGCTGCACGCGCTGGTGGACTCGCGCATCGACGCCTTCCGCGCCTTCGCCCACAAGGCGACCGACGCCGTGCTGGAGATGCACCGCACGCTGACGCCGGCCCAGCGGCAGGAGCTGGCCACCGAGTACCGCGAGCGCACCGGCCAGAAGTAG
- a CDS encoding CPBP family intramembrane glutamic endopeptidase, with translation MDFQPEPSSTQDTPPAPAAPERPRVWTVFLAFVLMLVTLLVGGTLFAGIAMALEMARTGVTSPDAVAMAAMMEQLKLLPWLHVAGVMLSSLVGLGVALMGGWLSPRPLRERLRTRPGAPLPVWAWGAALVGCFALGQAMESLSVLAGVWDWTSSLKGLQATSQGSLGTFALLMFFGTLVAGTGEELFFRGYVQTRLVERWGPWAGIAGAATLFGFMHLDPIHSPLALVLGVYLGWLAERTGSVRLPVFVHILNNAASFLLTRFAPSALELPTSMHAMLLIVGTLLTVGAVMLLRRTGASPVEPQARTAIVGP, from the coding sequence ATGGATTTCCAGCCCGAACCTTCCTCCACCCAGGACACTCCGCCCGCGCCCGCCGCCCCGGAGCGCCCCCGGGTGTGGACGGTGTTCCTCGCGTTCGTGCTCATGTTGGTGACGCTCCTCGTCGGGGGGACCCTGTTTGCTGGCATCGCGATGGCGCTGGAGATGGCACGGACCGGCGTGACGTCCCCGGACGCCGTGGCCATGGCGGCCATGATGGAGCAGCTCAAGCTGTTGCCGTGGCTGCACGTGGCGGGCGTGATGCTGTCGAGCCTCGTGGGGCTGGGCGTCGCGCTCATGGGCGGGTGGCTCTCCCCCCGCCCGCTGCGGGAGCGGCTGAGAACCCGGCCGGGCGCGCCCCTGCCTGTCTGGGCCTGGGGGGCCGCGCTGGTGGGCTGCTTCGCGCTGGGGCAGGCGATGGAGAGCCTGAGCGTGCTCGCGGGTGTATGGGATTGGACGTCGTCGCTGAAAGGGTTGCAGGCCACCAGCCAGGGTTCGCTCGGGACGTTCGCGTTGCTGATGTTCTTCGGCACGCTGGTGGCGGGCACGGGGGAGGAATTGTTCTTCCGGGGCTACGTGCAGACGCGCCTGGTGGAGCGCTGGGGTCCCTGGGCCGGCATCGCGGGGGCCGCCACGCTCTTCGGCTTCATGCACCTGGACCCCATCCACAGCCCACTGGCGCTGGTGCTGGGCGTGTACCTGGGCTGGCTCGCGGAGCGCACCGGCAGCGTGCGTCTGCCCGTGTTCGTCCACATCCTCAACAACGCGGCGTCCTTCCTCCTGACCCGCTTCGCGCCGTCCGCCCTGGAGCTGCCGACCTCCATGCACGCGATGCTGCTCATCGTGGGCACCCTGCTGACGGTGGGCGCGGTGATGCTGCTGCGTCGGACCGGGGCCTCCCCGGTGGAGCCCCAGGCGAGGACCGCAATCGTCGGTCCGTGA